The following are from one region of the Siniperca chuatsi isolate FFG_IHB_CAS linkage group LG21, ASM2008510v1, whole genome shotgun sequence genome:
- the stat3 gene encoding signal transducer and activator of transcription 3 isoform X1 — MAQWNQLQQLETRYLEQLYHLYSDSFPMELRQFLAPWIESQDWAYAANKESHATLVFHNLLGEIDQQYSRFLQENNVLYQHNLRRIKQHLQSKYLEKPMDIARIVARCLWEEQRLLQTATSAAQDGQAAHPTGTVVTEKQQILEHNLQDIRKRVQDMEQKMKMLENLQDDFDFNYKTLKSQGELSQDLNGNNQAAATRQKMAQLEQMLSALDQLRRQIVTEMGGLLTAMDYVQKNLTDEELADWKRRQQIACIGGPPNICLDRLETWITSLAESQLQIRQQIKKLEELQQKVSYKGDPIIQHRPALEEKIVDLFRNLMKSAFVVERQPCMPMHPDRPLVIKTGVQFTNKVRLLVKFPELNYQLKIKVCIDKESGDVAAIRGSRKFNILGTNTKVMNMEESNNGSLSAEFKHLTLREQRCGNGGRTNSDASLIVTEELHLITFETEVYHQGLKIDLETHSLPVVVISNICQMPNAWASILWYNMLTNHPKNVNFFTKPPVGTWDQVAEVLSWQFSSTTKRGLTIEQLTTLAEKLLGPCVNYSGCQITWAKFCKENMAGKGFSFWVWLDNIIDLVKKYILALWNEGYIMGFISKERERALLSPKPPGTFLLRFSESSKEGGITFTWVEKDISGKTQIQSVEPYTKQQLNSMSFADIIMGYKIMDATNILVSPLVYLYPEIPKEEAFGKYCRPEAAPEPEMSGDSTGTIQPYLKTKFICVTPCPSVFMDLPDSELLGNGFPCTNSGNTSDLFPMSPRTLDSLMHNEAEANPGHLDSLTLDMDVASPM, encoded by the exons ATGGCCCAGTGGAACCAGTTACAGCAGTTGGAGACCAGGTATCTGGAGCAACTCTACCACTTGTACAGTGACAGCTTCCCCATGGAACTACGGCAGTTCCTTGCCCCCTGGATTGAGAGTCAAGACTG GGCTTACGCTGCCAATAAGGAGTCACACGCCACACTGGTGTTCCACAACCTCTTGGGAGAAATAGACCAGCAGTACAGCCGTTTCCTGCAGGAGAACAATGTACTCTACCAGCATAACCTGCGCAGGATTAAACAGCATCTGCAGAGCAAGTACTTGGAGAAACCAATGGATATTGCCCGCATTGTTGCCCGCTGTCTGTGGGAGGAGCAAAGACTGCTGCAGACTGCCACCTCTGCTGCACAG GATGGCCAGGCAGCCCATCCCACTGGGACAGTAGTGACAGAGAAGCAGCAGATCCTAGAGCACAACCTTCAAGACATCAGGAAGCGGGTGCAG GATATGGAACAGAAGATGAAAATGCTTGAGAACTTGCAGGATGACTTTGACTTCAATTACAAGACATTGAAAAGCCAAGGAg AGTTGTCCCAGGACCTAAATGGGAATAACCAAGCAGCTGCTACCAGACAGAAGATGGCTCAGCTCGAGCAGATGCTGAGCGCCCTGGACCAGCTCAGGAGG CAAATTGTGACGGAGATGGGAGGCTTGCTGACCGCCATGGATTATGTACAGAAGAACCTGACAGATGAGGAACTAGCAGACTGGAAGAGAAGGCAGCAAATTGCCTGTATTGGAGGTCCCCCCAACATCTGCCTGGACCGCCTTGAAACATG GATCACATCCTTGGCTGAGTCCCAGCTCCAGATTCGTCAGCAGATCAAGAAGCTAGAGGAGCTTCAGCAGAAGGTGTCCTACAAAGGAGACCCCATCATCCAACACCGGCCCGCCCTGGAGGAGAAGATTGTGGACTTGTTCAGAAACTTGATGAAGAG TGCTTTTGTGGTCGAAAGACAGCCGTGTATGCCCATGCATCCTGACAGACCTCTGGTCATAAAAACAGGAGTCCAGTTCACAAATAAAGTCAG ATTACTGGTAAAGTTTCCTGAACTCAATTACCAGCTGAAAATTAAAGTTTGCATTGACAA GGAATCTGGGGATGTGGCTGCAATTCGAGG GTCACGAAAGTTCAACATCCTCGGTACCAACACAAAAGTTATGAACATGGAGGAATCCAACAATGGCAGCCTGTCAGCAGAGTTTAAACACTTG ACCCTGAGAGAACAGAGGTGTGGTAATGGTGGCCGGACCAATAGTGAT GCCTCTCTGATTGTCACAGAGGAGCTCCATCTTATCACTTTTGAGACAGAAGTCTATCACCAAGGCCTGAAGATCGATCTGGAG ACTCATTCCCTGCCTGTGGTTGTCATTTCGAACATCTGCCAGATGCCCAATGCCTGGGCTTCCATCCTATGGTACAACATGCTCACTAACCACCCAAAG AATGTGAACTTCTTCACCAAGCCTCCAGTGGGAACGTGGGACCAGGTGGCTGAGGTGCTGAGCTGGCAGTTTTCCTCCACTACCAAGAGAGGCCTGACCATTGAACAGCTCACTACACTGGCTGAGAAATTACTAG GGCCTTGTGTCAACTACTCTGGCTGTCAGATCACTTGGGCCAAGTTCTGTAAG GAAAACATGGCTGGCAAAGGCTTCTCCTTCTGGGTGTGGCTGGACAACATTATTGACCTGGTGAAGAAGTATATCCTGGCACTGTGGAATGAAGG GTATATCATGGGCTTTATCAgtaaggagagggagagggccCTTCTTAGTCCAAAACCTCCCGGCACGTTTCTGCTGCGCTTCAGTGAGAGCAGCAAGGAGGGGGGCATTACGTTTACATGGGTAGAAAAAGACATCAGTG GAAAGACCCAGATCCAGTCAGTGGAGCCCTACACCAAGCAGCAGCTCAACAGCATGTCTTTTGCCGACATCATCATGGGCTACAAGATTATGGATGCCACCAACATCCTGGTTTCACCTCTCGTGTACCTCTACCCTGAAATCCCCAAAGAGGAAGCTTTTGGGAAATACTGCAGACCAGAAGCAGCTCCTGAACCTGAGATGAGTGGAGACTCTACAGGCA CTATTCAGCCATACTTGAAGACAAAGTTCATCTGCGTTACCCC GTGTCCCTCCGTGTTCATGGACTTGCCGGACAGTGAACTGCTTGGGAACGGATTCCCATG caCAAACTCTGGAAACACCAGTGACCTGTTCCCCATGTCACCTCGCACCCTTGACTCCCTGATGCACAATGAAGCTGAAGCTAATCCAGGACATTTGG ATTCACTCACTTTGGACATGGATGTAGCATCACCTATGTGA
- the stat3 gene encoding signal transducer and activator of transcription 3 isoform X2 has translation MAQWNQLQQLETRYLEQLYHLYSDSFPMELRQFLAPWIESQDWAYAANKESHATLVFHNLLGEIDQQYSRFLQENNVLYQHNLRRIKQHLQSKYLEKPMDIARIVARCLWEEQRLLQTATSAAQDGQAAHPTGTVVTEKQQILEHNLQDIRKRVQDMEQKMKMLENLQDDFDFNYKTLKSQGELSQDLNGNNQAAATRQKMAQLEQMLSALDQLRRQIVTEMGGLLTAMDYVQKNLTDEELADWKRRQQIACIGGPPNICLDRLETWITSLAESQLQIRQQIKKLEELQQKVSYKGDPIIQHRPALEEKIVDLFRNLMKSAFVVERQPCMPMHPDRPLVIKTGVQFTNKVRLLVKFPELNYQLKIKVCIDKESGDVAAIRGSRKFNILGTNTKVMNMEESNNGSLSAEFKHLTLREQRCGNGGRTNSDASLIVTEELHLITFETEVYHQGLKIDLETHSLPVVVISNICQMPNAWASILWYNMLTNHPKNVNFFTKPPVGTWDQVAEVLSWQFSSTTKRGLTIEQLTTLAEKLLGPCVNYSGCQITWAKFCKENMAGKGFSFWVWLDNIIDLVKKYILALWNEGYIMGFISKERERALLSPKPPGTFLLRFSESSKEGGITFTWVEKDISGKTQIQSVEPYTKQQLNSMSFADIIMGYKIMDATNILVSPLVYLYPEIPKEEAFGKYCRPEAAPEPEMSGDSTGTIQPYLKTKFICVTPTNSGNTSDLFPMSPRTLDSLMHNEAEANPGHLDSLTLDMDVASPM, from the exons ATGGCCCAGTGGAACCAGTTACAGCAGTTGGAGACCAGGTATCTGGAGCAACTCTACCACTTGTACAGTGACAGCTTCCCCATGGAACTACGGCAGTTCCTTGCCCCCTGGATTGAGAGTCAAGACTG GGCTTACGCTGCCAATAAGGAGTCACACGCCACACTGGTGTTCCACAACCTCTTGGGAGAAATAGACCAGCAGTACAGCCGTTTCCTGCAGGAGAACAATGTACTCTACCAGCATAACCTGCGCAGGATTAAACAGCATCTGCAGAGCAAGTACTTGGAGAAACCAATGGATATTGCCCGCATTGTTGCCCGCTGTCTGTGGGAGGAGCAAAGACTGCTGCAGACTGCCACCTCTGCTGCACAG GATGGCCAGGCAGCCCATCCCACTGGGACAGTAGTGACAGAGAAGCAGCAGATCCTAGAGCACAACCTTCAAGACATCAGGAAGCGGGTGCAG GATATGGAACAGAAGATGAAAATGCTTGAGAACTTGCAGGATGACTTTGACTTCAATTACAAGACATTGAAAAGCCAAGGAg AGTTGTCCCAGGACCTAAATGGGAATAACCAAGCAGCTGCTACCAGACAGAAGATGGCTCAGCTCGAGCAGATGCTGAGCGCCCTGGACCAGCTCAGGAGG CAAATTGTGACGGAGATGGGAGGCTTGCTGACCGCCATGGATTATGTACAGAAGAACCTGACAGATGAGGAACTAGCAGACTGGAAGAGAAGGCAGCAAATTGCCTGTATTGGAGGTCCCCCCAACATCTGCCTGGACCGCCTTGAAACATG GATCACATCCTTGGCTGAGTCCCAGCTCCAGATTCGTCAGCAGATCAAGAAGCTAGAGGAGCTTCAGCAGAAGGTGTCCTACAAAGGAGACCCCATCATCCAACACCGGCCCGCCCTGGAGGAGAAGATTGTGGACTTGTTCAGAAACTTGATGAAGAG TGCTTTTGTGGTCGAAAGACAGCCGTGTATGCCCATGCATCCTGACAGACCTCTGGTCATAAAAACAGGAGTCCAGTTCACAAATAAAGTCAG ATTACTGGTAAAGTTTCCTGAACTCAATTACCAGCTGAAAATTAAAGTTTGCATTGACAA GGAATCTGGGGATGTGGCTGCAATTCGAGG GTCACGAAAGTTCAACATCCTCGGTACCAACACAAAAGTTATGAACATGGAGGAATCCAACAATGGCAGCCTGTCAGCAGAGTTTAAACACTTG ACCCTGAGAGAACAGAGGTGTGGTAATGGTGGCCGGACCAATAGTGAT GCCTCTCTGATTGTCACAGAGGAGCTCCATCTTATCACTTTTGAGACAGAAGTCTATCACCAAGGCCTGAAGATCGATCTGGAG ACTCATTCCCTGCCTGTGGTTGTCATTTCGAACATCTGCCAGATGCCCAATGCCTGGGCTTCCATCCTATGGTACAACATGCTCACTAACCACCCAAAG AATGTGAACTTCTTCACCAAGCCTCCAGTGGGAACGTGGGACCAGGTGGCTGAGGTGCTGAGCTGGCAGTTTTCCTCCACTACCAAGAGAGGCCTGACCATTGAACAGCTCACTACACTGGCTGAGAAATTACTAG GGCCTTGTGTCAACTACTCTGGCTGTCAGATCACTTGGGCCAAGTTCTGTAAG GAAAACATGGCTGGCAAAGGCTTCTCCTTCTGGGTGTGGCTGGACAACATTATTGACCTGGTGAAGAAGTATATCCTGGCACTGTGGAATGAAGG GTATATCATGGGCTTTATCAgtaaggagagggagagggccCTTCTTAGTCCAAAACCTCCCGGCACGTTTCTGCTGCGCTTCAGTGAGAGCAGCAAGGAGGGGGGCATTACGTTTACATGGGTAGAAAAAGACATCAGTG GAAAGACCCAGATCCAGTCAGTGGAGCCCTACACCAAGCAGCAGCTCAACAGCATGTCTTTTGCCGACATCATCATGGGCTACAAGATTATGGATGCCACCAACATCCTGGTTTCACCTCTCGTGTACCTCTACCCTGAAATCCCCAAAGAGGAAGCTTTTGGGAAATACTGCAGACCAGAAGCAGCTCCTGAACCTGAGATGAGTGGAGACTCTACAGGCA CTATTCAGCCATACTTGAAGACAAAGTTCATCTGCGTTACCCC caCAAACTCTGGAAACACCAGTGACCTGTTCCCCATGTCACCTCGCACCCTTGACTCCCTGATGCACAATGAAGCTGAAGCTAATCCAGGACATTTGG ATTCACTCACTTTGGACATGGATGTAGCATCACCTATGTGA